In one Pseudomonas purpurea genomic region, the following are encoded:
- a CDS encoding glutathione S-transferase: MSAPSMTLFHNPASPFVRKVMVLLHETGQLNRVALQHSQLSPVSPDAALNRDNPLGKIPALRLADGTVLHDSRVILDYLDQQHVGNPLIPREGHARWRRLTLASMADGIMDASVMIRYELALRPPEKHWNEWLDAQRDKIRRALTLLEKDAIAELTSHFDIAAISVACALGYLDLRHPDLEWRDANPQLAGWYFEVSQRPSMLATIPKV, encoded by the coding sequence ATGTCCGCCCCCAGCATGACCCTGTTCCACAACCCGGCGTCGCCCTTCGTCCGTAAAGTCATGGTGCTGCTGCACGAGACCGGCCAACTGAACCGCGTGGCCCTGCAACACAGTCAGCTCAGCCCGGTCAGCCCGGACGCCGCGCTGAACCGGGACAACCCGCTGGGCAAGATCCCCGCGCTGCGCCTGGCCGACGGCACGGTGCTGCACGATAGCCGGGTGATCCTCGATTACCTTGACCAGCAACACGTCGGCAACCCGCTGATCCCTCGCGAAGGCCACGCCCGCTGGCGGCGCCTGACCCTGGCCTCGATGGCCGACGGGATCATGGACGCCTCGGTGATGATCCGTTACGAACTGGCCCTGCGCCCTCCGGAAAAACACTGGAACGAATGGCTCGACGCCCAGCGCGACAAGATCCGCCGCGCGTTAACCTTGTTGGAAAAGGATGCGATTGCCGAGCTGACCAGCCATTTTGATATCGCGGCGATCAGCGTTGCCTGCGCCTTGGGCTATCTGGATTTGCGCCATCCGGACCTGGAATGGCGCGACGCTAATCCGCAGCTGGCAGGGTGGTACTTCGAGGTGAGTCAACGGCCTTCGATGTTGGCGACGATACCGAAGGTGTAA
- the creD gene encoding cell envelope integrity protein CreD, with product MNRSLTMKLGAIALLILLLLIPLMMISGVIQDRQQLRDGVLEDIARSASFSQQISGPVMVVPYRKVVRTWVSNAQTHERQQELSEERGRLYFLPERFELDGKVQTEVRARGIYEARLFHADNRISGQFAIPERLGITENFADYQFDAPFLAVGISDIRGIENALTLELDSQRLDFVPGTQVGWLGEGVRVTLPALDAQKATQLTFGFDLRLQGTGHLQITPVGKTSKVHLAANWPHPSFVGNYLPAQREVNSEGFSAHWQTSFFSTNLQDVMSSCVYDTLCEAFTSRSFGVSFIDPVDQYLKSDRAIKYALLFIVLTFAGFFLFEVLKSMAVHPVQYALVGVALAFFYLLLLSLSEHIGFSLAYLLSASGCVLLIGFYVCHVLHSVSHGLFFSAGLAALYGLLYGLLSAEDYALLMGSLLLFGLLGVFMVLTRKLDWYGVGLNRTAKPEVAHE from the coding sequence ATGAACCGCAGCTTGACCATGAAACTGGGGGCGATTGCCCTGTTGATCCTGTTGTTGCTGATCCCACTGATGATGATCAGCGGCGTGATCCAGGACCGTCAGCAGTTGCGCGACGGGGTGCTGGAAGATATCGCCCGCAGTGCCAGTTTCAGTCAGCAGATCAGCGGGCCGGTCATGGTGGTGCCGTACCGCAAGGTGGTGCGCACCTGGGTCAGCAACGCCCAGACTCACGAACGTCAGCAGGAGTTGAGTGAAGAACGCGGGCGGTTGTATTTCCTGCCGGAGCGTTTCGAACTCGATGGCAAGGTGCAGACCGAAGTGCGTGCGCGAGGTATCTATGAGGCGCGGCTGTTCCATGCCGACAACCGCATCAGCGGTCAATTCGCGATTCCCGAGCGCTTGGGCATCACCGAGAACTTCGCCGATTACCAGTTCGACGCGCCATTTCTGGCGGTTGGTATCAGCGACATACGGGGCATTGAAAACGCGCTGACGCTGGAACTTGACAGCCAGCGACTGGACTTTGTGCCCGGTACGCAGGTCGGCTGGCTGGGCGAGGGTGTACGGGTGACGTTACCGGCGCTGGATGCGCAAAAAGCCACGCAACTGACGTTCGGTTTTGACCTGCGCCTGCAAGGCACCGGGCATTTGCAGATCACCCCGGTGGGCAAGACCAGCAAAGTGCATCTGGCGGCCAACTGGCCTCATCCGAGTTTCGTCGGCAATTACCTGCCGGCCCAGCGTGAAGTCAACAGCGAGGGGTTCAGCGCCCATTGGCAGACGTCGTTCTTTTCCACCAACTTGCAGGACGTCATGTCCAGTTGTGTCTACGACACGCTGTGCGAAGCGTTCACGAGCCGCAGCTTCGGGGTGAGTTTCATTGATCCGGTGGATCAGTACCTCAAGAGTGATCGGGCGATCAAATACGCACTGTTGTTCATCGTGCTGACATTCGCCGGGTTCTTCCTGTTCGAAGTGCTCAAGAGCATGGCGGTTCACCCGGTGCAATATGCACTGGTGGGTGTGGCACTGGCGTTCTTCTACCTGCTGTTGCTGTCGCTGTCCGAACACATCGGTTTCTCACTGGCTTACCTGCTGTCGGCCAGCGGCTGTGTGCTGTTGATTGGTTTTTATGTCTGCCACGTGCTGCACAGCGTGAGCCACGGGCTGTTCTTTTCGGCGGGGTTGGCGGCGTTGTACGGCTTGCTCTATGGCTTGCTGAGTGCCGAGGATTACGCACTGTTGATGGGCTCGTTGCTGCTGTTCGGCCTGCTCGGCGTGTTCATGGTGCTGACGCGGAAGCTGGATTGGTATGGCGTGGGGTTGAACCGTACCGCCAAGCCCGAGGTGGCTCATGAGTAG
- the creB gene encoding two-component system response regulator CreB produces MPHILIVEDEAAIADTLIFALQGEGFTTTWLSLGAAALEHQRATPADLIILDIGLPDISGFETCKQLRRFSDVPVMFLSARDGEIDRVVGLEIGADDYVVKPFSPREVAARVRAILKRMAPRAVVEISSTLFQVDSERVQISYRGQLLSLTRHEFRLLNCLLEQPERVFSREQLLDALGVAADAGYERSIDSHIKSVRAKLRLVAADAEPIQTHRGLGYSYSPGRS; encoded by the coding sequence ATGCCTCATATCCTGATTGTCGAAGACGAAGCGGCCATTGCCGATACGCTGATTTTTGCCTTGCAGGGCGAGGGTTTCACCACCACCTGGTTGAGCCTGGGCGCTGCGGCGCTTGAGCACCAGCGCGCCACTCCGGCGGATCTGATCATCCTGGACATCGGCCTGCCGGACATCAGTGGTTTTGAAACCTGCAAGCAACTGCGCCGTTTCAGCGACGTGCCGGTGATGTTCCTCAGCGCCCGCGACGGTGAAATCGACCGGGTGGTGGGGCTGGAGATCGGTGCCGACGATTATGTGGTCAAGCCGTTCAGCCCACGAGAAGTGGCCGCGCGGGTCCGGGCGATTCTCAAGCGCATGGCGCCGCGCGCGGTGGTGGAGATCAGCAGCACACTGTTTCAGGTCGACAGCGAGCGGGTGCAGATCAGCTATCGCGGCCAACTCCTGAGCCTGACCCGTCACGAATTTCGCCTGCTGAACTGTTTGCTTGAGCAACCCGAACGGGTCTTCAGCCGCGAGCAATTGCTCGATGCGCTGGGCGTCGCCGCTGACGCCGGTTACGAGCGCAGCATCGACAGCCACATCAAAAGCGTGCGGGCCAAGTTGCGCCTGGTTGCGGCCGATGCCGAACCGATCCAGACCCATCGCGGCCTTGGCTACAGCTACAGCCCGGGGCGCAGCTGA
- a CDS encoding ATP-dependent zinc protease, which translates to MKSVLALLSLLALPVMAAEPTLYGRYEYIKLPEIGGEVLKAKMDTGALTASLSAKDIETFTRDGEEWVRFRLGTKEASNKVYEHKVSRISKIKSRADEDDEKDVADVAKRPVVDLELCLGSIKRTVEVNLTDRSTFNYPLLIGAKALREFGAAVNPARRFTADKPDC; encoded by the coding sequence GTGAAATCCGTCCTCGCATTGTTATCCCTTCTGGCCCTGCCGGTGATGGCTGCCGAGCCGACCCTGTATGGTCGTTACGAATACATCAAATTGCCGGAAATCGGCGGCGAAGTGCTCAAGGCCAAGATGGACACGGGCGCCCTGACGGCGTCGCTGTCGGCCAAGGACATCGAAACCTTCACCCGCGATGGCGAAGAATGGGTGCGCTTTCGCCTCGGCACCAAAGAGGCCAGCAACAAGGTCTACGAGCACAAAGTCTCGCGCATCAGCAAAATCAAAAGCCGCGCCGATGAAGATGACGAGAAGGACGTGGCCGACGTCGCCAAGCGCCCGGTGGTCGACCTGGAACTGTGCCTGGGCAGCATCAAGCGCACGGTCGAGGTCAACCTGACCGACCGCAGCACCTTCAACTACCCCTTGCTGATCGGCGCCAAGGCGTTGCGCGAGTTTGGCGCGGCGGTGAACCCGGCCCGGCGCTTTACCGCTGACAAACCGGACTGCTGA
- a CDS encoding acyltransferase — protein sequence MRRLLTGCFVILLLLLNTLVLFGPLMVFALLKLLLPARVRDHASAAVMWIAETWAEINKLIFALCIPTQWDIRGGEGLRPDTSYLVISNHQSWVDIPALIQTLNRRTPFFKFFLKKELIWVPFLGLAWWALDYPFMKRYSKTFLARHPELQGKDLDITKAACELFKRQPVTVVNYLEGTRFTQAKRIDQQSSFKHLLKPKAGGVAFVLAALGEQLDGVLDVTVVYPQARIPGFWDLISGAVPRVIIDIKTRELDPALWQGDYENDPAFREDVQNWVNQLWTEKDSRIDALRAERR from the coding sequence ATGCGCCGCCTGCTCACCGGCTGTTTCGTCATCCTGCTGCTGTTACTCAACACCCTGGTGCTGTTTGGCCCGCTGATGGTGTTTGCCCTGCTCAAACTGCTCCTGCCCGCACGCGTGCGTGATCACGCCAGCGCGGCGGTGATGTGGATCGCCGAGACCTGGGCCGAGATCAACAAGCTGATCTTTGCCCTGTGCATCCCGACCCAATGGGACATTCGCGGCGGCGAAGGCCTGCGGCCCGACACCTCGTACCTGGTCATCAGCAATCACCAGTCCTGGGTCGACATTCCCGCCCTGATCCAGACCCTCAACCGCCGTACGCCGTTCTTCAAGTTTTTCCTGAAGAAGGAATTGATCTGGGTGCCGTTCCTGGGCCTGGCCTGGTGGGCGCTGGATTACCCGTTCATGAAGCGCTACAGCAAAACGTTTCTGGCCCGGCACCCGGAGCTGCAAGGCAAGGACCTGGACATCACCAAAGCCGCGTGCGAACTGTTCAAGCGCCAACCGGTGACGGTGGTCAATTATCTGGAAGGCACCCGTTTCACCCAGGCCAAACGCATCGACCAGCAATCGTCCTTCAAGCACCTGCTCAAGCCCAAGGCCGGCGGCGTGGCGTTTGTCCTGGCAGCGTTGGGTGAACAACTGGACGGCGTGCTGGATGTGACGGTGGTTTATCCACAGGCGCGGATTCCGGGTTTCTGGGACTTGATCAGCGGCGCTGTGCCGCGCGTGATCATCGACATCAAGACCCGTGAACTTGATCCGGCGTTGTGGCAGGGCGATTACGAAAACGATCCGGCGTTTCGGGAAGACGTCCAGAACTGGGTCAACCAGCTCTGGACCGAGAAGGACTCACGCATCGACGCCTTGCGCGCCGAGCGTCGTTGA
- a CDS encoding DUF2780 domain-containing protein yields MKISRGFALASLMTLATGPVFAGGFSLNDVAGAVAGMQGGDKAAAAAPTSQTAGLLSALGALNVTPQQAVGGTGAMLGLAKNQLSSTDYSQLAKSVPGIDKLSGGGELGALSGLLGSSGKAAGLDNALGNVKDANDLNNAFGALGMDSGMIGQFAPILLQYLGQQGVGGPLLQSLGSIWGAGS; encoded by the coding sequence ATGAAGATTTCCCGTGGTTTTGCTTTGGCTTCACTCATGACCCTGGCGACTGGCCCGGTCTTCGCTGGCGGTTTCAGCCTCAACGACGTGGCCGGTGCCGTGGCCGGCATGCAGGGCGGTGATAAGGCGGCGGCCGCAGCGCCGACCTCGCAAACCGCCGGTTTGTTGAGCGCGCTGGGTGCGTTGAACGTGACCCCGCAACAAGCGGTGGGCGGCACCGGGGCGATGCTGGGGCTGGCGAAAAACCAGCTGAGCTCGACCGATTATTCCCAGTTGGCCAAAAGCGTACCGGGAATCGACAAGCTCTCCGGTGGCGGTGAGTTGGGTGCCCTGAGCGGGTTGCTCGGTTCGTCCGGCAAAGCGGCCGGCCTGGACAACGCACTGGGCAATGTCAAAGACGCCAATGACCTGAACAATGCGTTCGGTGCGCTGGGCATGGACAGCGGCATGATCGGCCAGTTTGCCCCGATCCTTCTGCAATACCTCGGTCAGCAGGGTGTGGGCGGTCCGCTGTTGCAAAGCCTGGGCAGCATCTGGGGCGCCGGTAGCTGA
- a CDS encoding sigma-70 family RNA polymerase sigma factor — protein sequence MNGMHLQAELAYEHCALTGHRAAFAWRMTISIADADPLRQLLAQCSLGDRHAFETLYRSAAPRLHGVALRFMGRNDLAEEVLQESFVRIWNNASRYQAHLSAPMTWMINITRNQAIDQLRKHRDRPLTDMEEQALVDEAPSAHELLSNDRETSALNRCLNTLEGMQRQSITVAYFQGLTCSELAEYLAAPLGSVKSWIRRGMERLRRCLES from the coding sequence ATGAATGGCATGCATCTGCAAGCTGAACTAGCCTACGAACATTGCGCCCTGACAGGCCACCGCGCTGCTTTCGCTTGGAGAATGACCATTTCCATCGCCGACGCCGACCCACTCAGACAACTCCTGGCCCAATGTTCACTGGGCGATCGCCATGCGTTCGAGACGCTCTACCGCAGCGCGGCACCGCGCCTGCACGGGGTGGCCCTGCGTTTCATGGGGCGCAACGACCTGGCCGAAGAAGTCCTGCAGGAAAGCTTCGTGCGCATCTGGAACAACGCCTCGCGTTATCAGGCCCATTTGTCGGCCCCCATGACCTGGATGATCAACATCACCCGCAACCAGGCCATCGACCAGTTACGCAAACACCGCGACCGCCCCCTCACGGATATGGAAGAACAAGCCCTGGTGGACGAGGCCCCTTCGGCCCACGAACTGCTCAGCAACGACCGTGAAACCAGCGCGTTGAACCGCTGCCTGAACACCCTTGAAGGCATGCAGCGCCAATCGATTACCGTGGCCTACTTCCAGGGGTTGACCTGCTCTGAACTGGCCGAGTACCTGGCCGCGCCCCTGGGCTCGGTCAAATCCTGGATTCGCCGTGGCATGGAGCGTCTGCGCAGGTGCCTTGAATCATGA
- a CDS encoding anti-sigma factor has product MNYQTRRLRRALAADYAIDLMPAAARRRFEQLLLDDAELRMELAKWQESLASLNEPLVEVPVPDRVWTAINARIEPQHLHVPAKRPFWNWLRMTVAICSLLLAVTLGMLYNRDSAHYSATLLSASAQPALRIKAHDDYLQVDPLTLAAVAPGRSLELWAIPADGKPVSLGVIPAGGKGRVALSTEQQALLGKPIALAVSLEPEGGSPTGQPTGPVLYQGALAGL; this is encoded by the coding sequence ATGAACTATCAAACCCGACGCCTGCGCCGCGCCCTCGCCGCCGACTACGCCATTGACCTGATGCCCGCCGCCGCCCGCCGCCGTTTCGAACAGCTGTTGCTGGACGATGCCGAACTGCGCATGGAGCTGGCCAAGTGGCAGGAAAGCCTGGCCAGCCTCAATGAACCGCTGGTGGAAGTCCCCGTGCCCGACCGAGTGTGGACCGCCATCAACGCGCGGATCGAGCCACAACACTTGCATGTACCGGCCAAACGGCCGTTCTGGAATTGGTTGCGCATGACGGTGGCGATTTGCTCGCTGCTGCTGGCGGTGACGCTGGGCATGCTCTACAACCGTGACAGCGCCCATTACAGCGCGACCTTGCTCAGCGCCAGCGCGCAACCGGCCTTGAGGATCAAGGCCCACGACGACTACCTGCAAGTCGATCCGCTGACCCTGGCCGCCGTCGCCCCCGGGCGCAGCCTTGAACTGTGGGCGATTCCGGCCGATGGCAAACCGGTCTCGCTGGGTGTGATCCCGGCCGGAGGCAAGGGCCGGGTTGCGTTGAGCACTGAACAACAGGCGCTGCTGGGCAAACCCATCGCACTGGCGGTCAGCCTTGAACCTGAAGGCGGTTCGCCGACCGGACAACCGACCGGGCCGGTGTTGTATCAAGGGGCGCTGGCGGGGTTGTAG
- the fdhA gene encoding formaldehyde dehydrogenase, glutathione-independent: MSGNRGVVYLGNGKVEVQKIDYPKMQDPRGRKIEHGVILRVVSTNICGSDQHMVRGRTTAQTGLVLGHEITGEVIEKGSDVENLKIGDLVSVPFNVACGRCRSCKEMHTGVCLSVNPARPGGAYGYVDMGDWTGGQAEYAMVPYADFNLLKLPDRDRAMEKIRDLTCLSDILPTGYHGAVTAGVGPGSTVYIAGAGPVGLAAAASARLLGAAVVIIGDVNPIRLAHAKAQGFEIADLSQDTPLHEQIAALLGEPEVDCAVDAVGFEARGHGHDGVKHEAPATVLNSLMGVVRVAGKIGIPGLYVTEDPGAVDAAAKMGSLSIRFGLGWAKSHSFHTGQTPVMKYNRQLMQAIMWDRIKIADIVGVEVISLDDAPRGYGEFDAGVPKKFVIDPHKLFSAA, encoded by the coding sequence ATGTCTGGCAATCGTGGTGTGGTGTATCTCGGCAACGGTAAGGTCGAGGTGCAGAAAATCGACTATCCGAAAATGCAGGACCCGCGCGGCAGGAAGATCGAGCACGGCGTCATCCTGCGTGTGGTTTCCACCAATATCTGTGGTTCGGACCAGCACATGGTGCGCGGTCGCACCACGGCCCAGACCGGTCTGGTGCTGGGCCACGAGATCACCGGTGAAGTGATCGAGAAGGGCAGCGATGTCGAGAACCTGAAGATCGGCGACCTGGTGTCCGTGCCGTTCAACGTCGCATGCGGCCGTTGCCGCTCCTGCAAGGAAATGCACACTGGCGTGTGCCTGAGCGTCAACCCGGCCCGTCCGGGCGGTGCCTACGGTTACGTCGACATGGGCGACTGGACCGGTGGCCAGGCCGAGTACGCGATGGTGCCGTACGCCGACTTCAACCTGCTGAAACTGCCGGACCGCGACCGGGCCATGGAGAAAATCCGCGACCTGACCTGCCTCTCCGACATCCTGCCGACCGGTTACCACGGCGCAGTCACTGCGGGCGTTGGGCCGGGCAGCACGGTGTACATCGCGGGCGCTGGCCCGGTGGGTCTGGCGGCTGCCGCTTCCGCTCGCCTGCTGGGTGCGGCGGTGGTGATCATCGGTGACGTCAACCCGATCCGCTTGGCTCACGCCAAGGCCCAGGGGTTTGAAATCGCCGACCTGTCCCAGGACACGCCGCTGCACGAACAGATCGCTGCACTGCTGGGCGAACCGGAAGTCGATTGCGCCGTCGATGCAGTCGGCTTCGAAGCCCGTGGTCACGGCCATGACGGCGTGAAACACGAAGCGCCGGCCACCGTACTCAACTCGCTGATGGGCGTGGTTCGGGTGGCGGGCAAAATCGGTATTCCGGGCCTGTACGTCACTGAAGATCCGGGTGCTGTGGACGCCGCCGCGAAAATGGGCAGCCTGAGCATTCGTTTCGGTCTGGGCTGGGCCAAATCCCACAGCTTCCACACCGGCCAGACCCCGGTCATGAAGTACAACCGCCAGCTGATGCAGGCGATCATGTGGGACCGGATCAAGATTGCCGACATCGTGGGTGTCGAAGTCATCAGCCTCGACGATGCCCCACGTGGTTACGGCGAATTCGATGCCGGTGTGCCGAAGAAGTTCGTGATTGACCCGCACAAGCTGTTCAGCGCGGCGTAA
- the purU gene encoding formyltetrahydrofolate deformylase codes for MSRAPDTWILTADCPSVLGTVDAVTRFLFEQGCYVTEHHSFDDRLSGRFFIRVEFRQPEDFNEQAFRAGLAERTDAFGMIFELTPPHHRPKVVIMVSKADHCLNDLLYRQRIGQLSMDVVAVVSNHPDLKPLADWHEIPYYHFPLDPNDKPSQERQVWQVIEDSGAELVILARYMQVLSPELCRKLDGKAINIHHSLLPGFKGAKPYHQAYNKGVKLVGATAHYINNDLDEGPIIAQGVEAVDHSHYPEDLIAKGRDIEGLTLARAVGYHIERRVFLNANRTVVL; via the coding sequence ATGAGCCGCGCCCCAGACACATGGATCCTGACCGCCGATTGCCCGAGCGTCCTGGGCACGGTCGATGCGGTGACCCGCTTTCTGTTCGAGCAGGGCTGCTACGTCACCGAGCACCACTCCTTCGATGACCGACTCTCGGGTCGCTTCTTCATTCGGGTGGAATTCCGTCAACCCGAGGACTTCAACGAGCAGGCGTTCCGCGCAGGGCTGGCCGAACGGACCGACGCGTTCGGCATGATCTTCGAGCTGACACCGCCGCACCACCGGCCAAAAGTGGTGATCATGGTGTCCAAGGCCGATCACTGCCTCAACGATTTGCTCTATCGCCAGCGCATCGGCCAGTTGTCGATGGACGTGGTCGCAGTGGTGTCCAACCACCCGGACCTCAAGCCGTTGGCCGACTGGCATGAGATTCCCTATTACCACTTCCCGCTCGACCCGAACGACAAGCCCTCGCAAGAGCGGCAGGTCTGGCAGGTGATTGAAGACTCCGGCGCCGAACTGGTGATCCTCGCCCGTTACATGCAGGTGCTGTCGCCAGAGCTGTGCCGCAAGCTCGACGGCAAGGCGATCAATATCCACCACTCGTTGCTGCCCGGTTTCAAAGGCGCCAAGCCGTATCACCAGGCCTACAACAAGGGCGTGAAACTGGTCGGCGCCACGGCGCACTACATCAACAACGACCTGGACGAAGGCCCGATCATCGCCCAGGGCGTGGAAGCGGTGGATCACAGCCATTACCCCGAAGATTTGATCGCCAAAGGTCGGGATATCGAAGGGCTGACGTTGGCGCGTGCCGTTGGTTATCACATTGAGCGACGGGTGTTCCTGAACGCCAATCGCACGGTCGTTCTTTAG
- a CDS encoding sarcosine oxidase subunit gamma family protein: MTAANVYQQRPTTGAKAESSLHHADLASLVGKGRKNAGVTVREKKLLGHLTLRGDGHDAAFAAGVHKALGIELPGALTVVVKGETSLQWLGPDEWLLIVPTGEEFAAEQKLREALGDLHIQIVNVSGGQQILELSGPKVREVLMKSTSYDVHPNNFPVGKAVGTVFAKSQLVIRHTAEDTWELLIRRSFSDYWWLWLQDAAAEYGLNVQA, encoded by the coding sequence ATGACCGCAGCCAATGTTTACCAACAACGCCCAACCACCGGGGCCAAGGCCGAGTCGTCGCTGCATCATGCCGACCTCGCCAGCCTGGTGGGTAAGGGCCGTAAAAACGCCGGTGTCACTGTGCGTGAAAAGAAACTCCTGGGCCACCTGACCCTCCGTGGCGACGGCCACGATGCCGCGTTCGCCGCTGGCGTGCACAAGGCTTTGGGCATTGAGTTGCCGGGGGCGCTGACGGTCGTGGTCAAAGGCGAAACCAGCCTGCAATGGCTGGGGCCGGACGAATGGCTGCTGATCGTGCCCACCGGTGAAGAGTTCGCCGCCGAGCAAAAACTGCGTGAAGCCCTGGGCGACCTGCACATCCAGATCGTCAACGTCAGCGGCGGCCAGCAGATTCTTGAACTGAGCGGCCCGAAAGTCCGCGAAGTGCTGATGAAGTCCACCAGCTACGACGTGCACCCCAACAACTTCCCGGTGGGCAAGGCCGTGGGCACGGTGTTCGCCAAGTCGCAACTGGTGATCCGCCATACCGCTGAAGACACCTGGGAATTGCTGATCCGTCGCAGCTTCTCGGATTACTGGTGGCTGTGGTTGCAGGATGCGGCGGCTGAGTATGGGTTGAATGTTCAGGCGTAA